A genomic segment from Desulfarculaceae bacterium encodes:
- a CDS encoding DUF1638 domain-containing protein: MANPDFSNTAIVACGTMSPELNHLKTEGWLNAGKIVYTTPGLHQNCPELERQLAEAVERVKDEYERVIVVYGGKYCYVNAAEPTRTMAQVIDGLGPKVRRVQATHCMDMVASEAEREELAGGQKVWWMTPGWVKYRSKVFEGWDQGIANENFPRHTGGAWVLDGIGLCEEYLNERPEEILDYSDWMGIPLQGVPVSLERFKALLSEALEAE, from the coding sequence ATGGCGAACCCTGATTTCAGCAACACGGCCATCGTGGCCTGCGGAACCATGAGCCCGGAGCTTAATCACCTCAAGACCGAGGGATGGCTCAACGCGGGCAAGATCGTCTACACCACCCCGGGCCTGCACCAGAACTGCCCAGAGCTGGAGCGCCAGCTGGCCGAGGCGGTGGAGCGGGTCAAGGACGAGTACGAGCGGGTGATCGTGGTTTACGGCGGCAAGTATTGCTACGTGAACGCGGCCGAGCCCACCCGCACCATGGCCCAGGTGATCGACGGTCTGGGCCCCAAGGTGCGGCGGGTGCAGGCCACCCACTGCATGGACATGGTGGCCTCCGAGGCCGAGCGCGAGGAATTGGCCGGTGGCCAGAAGGTGTGGTGGATGACCCCGGGTTGGGTCAAGTACCGCTCCAAGGTGTTCGAGGGCTGGGACCAGGGCATTGCCAACGAGAATTTCCCGCGCCACACCGGCGGGGCCTGGGTCCTGGACGGCATCGGTCTCTGCGAGGAATACCTCAACGAGCGCCCCGAGGAGATCCTGGACTACTCGGACTGGATGGGCATTCCCTTGCAGGGCGTGCCGGTGAGCCTGGAACGCTTCAAGGCCCTGCTCTCCGAGGCCCTGGAGGCGGAGTAG
- a CDS encoding sigma 54-interacting transcriptional regulator: MAPLKAGDEYNQYWRTVINTMQDGLMVVDPGGLIVSVNPAFEELTGYSADELVGRSCSLLECDSCDYPRTKKGEPRCGLFKEGAIKRCRCTLRKKDGSPLYVVKNAAVIQGDEGQPMGGVETLTDLSEVVARERELVSLRRQMALDQEFQGMVGRSPAMLSLFSLVESAADSDAPVLITGESGTGKEMVAEALHRLGRRSGGPLIKVNCAALNENVLESELFGHVKGAFTGADSNRMGRFEAAKGGDFFLDEVGDLPPATQVKLLRVLQEKVIERVGDLRPIPVDVRIISATHRDLRELVAQGRFREDLYYRVAVVPIHTPALRERRQDVPLLVETLLKRILQRSGKEIHGLDKRAMDLMMAYAWPGNVRELINALEYAVVLCPGGIILPEHLPETLHGEAPALDPAAKTAPSRAGGKEDEERERIIAALRQSEGRREEAASLLGISRVTLWKKMKALGIQAESRFK, translated from the coding sequence ATGGCCCCCCTGAAAGCCGGCGACGAGTACAACCAATACTGGCGCACCGTGATCAACACCATGCAGGACGGGCTCATGGTGGTGGACCCGGGCGGGCTCATCGTCAGCGTGAACCCGGCCTTTGAGGAGCTCACCGGCTACAGCGCCGACGAACTGGTGGGGCGCTCCTGCTCCCTGCTGGAGTGCGACTCCTGCGACTACCCGCGCACCAAAAAAGGCGAGCCCCGCTGCGGCCTGTTCAAGGAAGGGGCCATCAAGCGCTGCCGCTGCACCCTGCGCAAAAAGGACGGATCGCCGCTGTACGTGGTCAAGAACGCGGCGGTGATCCAAGGCGACGAGGGCCAGCCCATGGGCGGGGTGGAGACGCTCACCGACCTCAGCGAGGTGGTGGCCCGGGAGCGCGAGCTGGTCAGCCTGCGCCGCCAGATGGCTCTGGACCAGGAATTCCAAGGCATGGTGGGGCGCTCGCCGGCCATGCTCAGCCTGTTCAGCCTGGTGGAGAGCGCGGCCGATTCCGACGCGCCGGTGCTCATCACCGGGGAGAGCGGCACGGGCAAGGAGATGGTGGCCGAGGCCCTGCACCGCTTGGGCCGCCGCTCGGGCGGGCCGCTGATCAAGGTGAACTGCGCGGCGCTCAACGAGAACGTGCTGGAAAGCGAGCTCTTCGGCCACGTGAAGGGCGCCTTCACCGGAGCGGACTCCAACCGCATGGGCCGCTTCGAGGCGGCCAAGGGGGGCGATTTCTTTTTGGACGAGGTGGGCGACCTACCCCCGGCCACCCAGGTGAAGCTGCTAAGGGTGCTGCAAGAGAAGGTCATCGAGCGGGTGGGCGACCTGCGCCCCATCCCGGTGGACGTGCGCATCATCTCGGCCACCCACCGCGACTTGCGTGAGCTGGTGGCCCAGGGCCGCTTCCGCGAGGATCTTTACTATAGAGTGGCGGTGGTGCCCATCCACACCCCGGCCCTGCGCGAGCGCCGTCAGGACGTGCCCCTGTTGGTGGAGACCCTGCTCAAGCGCATACTGCAACGCAGCGGCAAGGAGATTCACGGCCTGGACAAGCGGGCCATGGATTTGATGATGGCCTATGCCTGGCCGGGCAATGTGCGCGAGTTGATCAACGCCCTGGAGTACGCGGTGGTGCTCTGCCCCGGTGGGATCATCCTGCCAGAGCATCTGCCCGAGACCCTGCACGGCGAGGCTCCGGCCTTGGACCCGGCCGCCAAGACCGCCCCGTCCCGGGCGGGCGGCAAAGAGGACGAAGAGCGCGAGCGCATCATCGCGGCCCTGCGCCAGAGCGAGGGCCGCCGCGAGGAGGCTGCGAGCCTCCTGGGCATTAGCCGGGTGACGCTGTGGAAGAAGATGAAGGCCCTGGGCATCCAGGCGGAGAGCCGCTTCAAATAG
- a CDS encoding sulfurtransferase TusA family protein, giving the protein MPTSPDKFNVTARIDTQGQSAAWSILCAERAVEELEPGQVLEVSISDPQLAIDLPRILHQRGEILLSTPQEGGVRLYVRRSAKSGGPQNIA; this is encoded by the coding sequence ATGCCAACCAGCCCGGACAAATTCAACGTCACCGCGCGCATCGACACCCAGGGGCAGAGCGCCGCCTGGTCCATTCTCTGCGCCGAGCGGGCGGTTGAAGAACTGGAGCCGGGCCAGGTGCTGGAGGTGAGCATCAGCGACCCCCAGCTGGCCATCGACCTGCCGCGCATCCTGCATCAGCGGGGCGAGATATTGCTCTCCACCCCCCAGGAAGGCGGCGTTCGTTTGTACGTGCGGCGGAGCGCCAAAAGCGGCGGCCCGCAAAACATTGCTTGA
- a CDS encoding CoB--CoM heterodisulfide reductase iron-sulfur subunit A family protein, with product MSKLNEGQEAPKIGVYVCHCGGNISDHVEIDKVVEQAGGLANVAVARDNSFMCSDPGQEMIIEDITSGKVNRIVVASCAPALHEATFRGAIARAGLNPYLYEHANIREQVSWVHHGAGATDKAAALVAAAVGKAGELEALEPIRVEAEAHATVIGGGVAGLSAARDLAAQGLRVALVEKSPFLGGQVAQLDKTFPSNEGAGEVLSALAAQVLADERITVYTCAELAEYSGYVGSFKLKLRRTPPGGEALERLSLAADAAPGDFVPFVGVIAGPAPEAVEEMELTSGAIVLATGFEHYTPPQGEYAYGELGEVITLPELIRLMADESATGEKLVVNGKTVNSLALIHCVGSRQIPGVHEPGPSGELNQQCSRVCCTASLQAACELRERFPETNVFEFYRDIRTYGRGHEDYYLNASRSGVVFARFAPEAPPRIEAGGEDSALTVTVPDLLLAGEELAIGVDLVVLAVGMEPRDNQELVEKMKLPLGADRFLLEVHPKLRPVELPAAGIYLAGACQAPMDSSEAANAAGAAAAKAGAILSAGFVELDPFVAEIDSDKCVGSGACMEACLAEGAIEMVDTPAGQRAQVNPALCMGCGVCVAACEQNAIELSGWTLGQYEAMVDAIVAQTASQGA from the coding sequence ATGAGCAAGCTTAACGAAGGCCAGGAGGCTCCCAAGATCGGGGTGTATGTCTGCCACTGCGGGGGCAACATCTCCGACCACGTGGAGATCGACAAGGTGGTGGAGCAGGCGGGCGGTCTGGCCAACGTGGCCGTGGCCCGCGACAACAGCTTCATGTGCTCCGACCCCGGCCAGGAGATGATCATAGAAGACATCACCTCGGGCAAGGTGAACCGCATCGTGGTGGCCTCCTGCGCCCCGGCCCTGCACGAGGCCACCTTCCGGGGGGCCATCGCCCGGGCGGGGCTTAACCCCTACCTCTATGAGCACGCCAACATCCGGGAGCAGGTCTCCTGGGTGCACCATGGCGCGGGGGCCACGGACAAGGCCGCCGCCCTGGTGGCCGCCGCGGTGGGCAAGGCCGGCGAGCTGGAGGCCCTGGAGCCGATCCGGGTGGAGGCCGAGGCCCACGCCACGGTGATCGGCGGGGGCGTGGCCGGCCTGAGCGCGGCCCGCGACCTGGCCGCCCAGGGCCTTCGGGTGGCCCTGGTGGAAAAGAGCCCCTTCCTGGGCGGACAGGTGGCCCAGCTGGACAAGACCTTCCCCAGCAACGAGGGAGCGGGCGAGGTGCTATCCGCCCTGGCCGCGCAGGTGCTGGCCGACGAGCGCATCACGGTCTACACCTGCGCCGAGCTGGCCGAGTACTCGGGCTATGTGGGCAGCTTCAAGCTGAAGCTGAGGCGCACCCCGCCCGGCGGCGAGGCGCTGGAGCGCCTGAGCCTGGCCGCCGACGCCGCGCCGGGAGATTTCGTGCCCTTTGTGGGCGTGATCGCCGGGCCCGCGCCCGAGGCTGTCGAGGAGATGGAGTTGACCAGCGGGGCCATTGTCTTGGCCACCGGGTTCGAGCACTACACCCCGCCCCAGGGCGAGTACGCCTATGGCGAGCTGGGCGAGGTGATTACCTTGCCCGAGCTGATCCGGCTAATGGCCGACGAGAGCGCCACGGGTGAAAAGCTCGTGGTGAACGGCAAGACCGTCAACAGCCTGGCCCTGATCCACTGTGTGGGCAGCCGGCAAATTCCGGGCGTGCATGAGCCCGGCCCCAGCGGCGAGCTCAACCAGCAATGCTCCCGGGTGTGCTGCACGGCCAGCCTGCAAGCGGCCTGCGAGCTGCGGGAGCGCTTCCCCGAGACCAACGTTTTCGAGTTCTATCGCGATATCCGAACCTATGGCCGGGGGCACGAGGATTATTACCTCAATGCCAGCCGCTCCGGCGTGGTCTTCGCGCGTTTCGCGCCCGAGGCCCCTCCCCGCATCGAGGCGGGCGGCGAGGACAGCGCCCTCACCGTGACCGTGCCGGATCTGCTCTTGGCCGGCGAGGAGCTGGCCATCGGGGTGGACCTGGTGGTGCTGGCCGTGGGCATGGAACCCCGCGACAACCAGGAGCTGGTGGAAAAGATGAAGCTGCCCCTGGGCGCGGACCGCTTCCTCCTGGAGGTGCATCCCAAGCTGCGGCCCGTGGAGCTGCCCGCGGCGGGCATCTATCTGGCCGGGGCCTGCCAGGCGCCCATGGACAGCAGCGAGGCGGCCAACGCGGCCGGTGCGGCCGCGGCCAAGGCCGGGGCCATCCTCAGCGCCGGGTTCGTGGAGTTGGACCCCTTTGTGGCCGAGATCGACTCGGACAAGTGCGTGGGCTCCGGGGCCTGTATGGAAGCCTGCCTTGCCGAGGGGGCCATCGAGATGGTCGACACCCCGGCGGGCCAGCGGGCCCAAGTCAACCCGGCCCTGTGCATGGGCTGCGGGGTGTGCGTGGCCGCCTGCGAGCAGAACGCCATCGAGCTCTCCGGCTGGACCCTGGGGCAATACGAGGCCATGGTCGACGCCATCGTGGCCCAAACCGCGTCGCAAGGAGCGTGA
- a CDS encoding sulfurtransferase TusA family protein: protein MSELLSEVPETASSVDARGSACPGPLLEAKKAIGSVMVGEVLEVMSNDPGTKDDIPIWAKKVGHEYLGHAEADGYERIFVRRQK from the coding sequence ATGTCAGAGTTGCTCAGCGAAGTCCCCGAAACCGCTTCCAGTGTCGACGCGCGCGGCAGCGCCTGCCCCGGCCCCCTGCTTGAGGCCAAAAAGGCCATCGGCAGCGTGATGGTGGGCGAGGTCCTGGAAGTCATGTCCAACGACCCGGGCACCAAGGACGACATTCCCATCTGGGCCAAGAAGGTGGGCCACGAGTACCTGGGCCACGCCGAGGCCGACGGCTACGAGCGCATCTTCGTGCGCCGCCAGAAGTAA
- a CDS encoding NAD(P)-dependent oxidoreductase: protein MTILITGGTGFIGSQLARTAVAEGQRPLLLDPAPPGPAMADIAQAVEYQPSSLNSLSSLVEILRRREVDTVYHLGGLLSVPSELDPWAAFEVNIHGTYRLLEAARLCGVKRLVFASSIAVYGQDLPPGPVSEASVEHPTSMYGVCKLSCEQLGMFQHRRFGLDFRAVRVPSVVGPGSKVPHMSIYNCWAIERPLQGLPYEILVEPDTRCPVIYYRDTVRALWELGNAPETGIKTRVYNITGMKPSYSAQELVDEVSARVPGARLSFAPDPRINRMLSQLGQLQLDDSRARQEWGWQAGYDLPGMVEQFIADFRAMQPN from the coding sequence ATGACCATTCTCATCACCGGAGGCACCGGTTTCATCGGTTCGCAGCTGGCCCGCACGGCGGTGGCCGAGGGGCAGCGCCCCCTTCTGTTGGACCCGGCCCCGCCCGGGCCGGCCATGGCCGACATCGCTCAGGCCGTGGAGTATCAGCCCTCGTCCCTGAACAGTCTTTCCTCCCTGGTGGAGATATTGCGCCGCCGCGAGGTCGACACCGTCTATCACCTGGGAGGGCTCCTCTCGGTTCCCTCGGAGTTGGACCCCTGGGCCGCCTTCGAGGTGAACATCCACGGCACCTACCGCCTGCTGGAGGCGGCCCGGCTTTGCGGCGTCAAGCGCCTGGTCTTCGCCAGCAGCATCGCGGTCTACGGCCAGGACCTGCCCCCCGGGCCGGTGAGCGAGGCCAGCGTGGAGCATCCCACCAGCATGTACGGGGTGTGCAAGCTCTCCTGCGAACAACTGGGCATGTTCCAGCATCGCCGCTTCGGCCTGGACTTCCGGGCCGTCCGGGTGCCCTCGGTGGTAGGGCCCGGTTCCAAGGTGCCCCACATGTCCATCTACAATTGCTGGGCCATCGAAAGGCCCTTGCAAGGACTGCCCTACGAGATTTTGGTGGAGCCGGACACCCGCTGCCCGGTGATCTACTACCGCGACACGGTGCGGGCCCTGTGGGAGCTGGGCAACGCGCCGGAGACCGGCATCAAGACCAGGGTCTACAACATCACGGGGATGAAGCCCTCGTATTCGGCCCAGGAGCTGGTGGACGAGGTGAGCGCCCGGGTGCCGGGGGCTCGCCTGAGCTTCGCGCCCGATCCCCGAATCAACCGCATGTTGAGCCAACTGGGGCAGCTACAGCTCGATGATTCCAGGGCGCGCCAAGAATGGGGCTGGCAAGCCGGGTACGACCTGCCCGGCATGGTGGAGCAGTTCATCGCCGATTTCCGCGCCATGCAGCCTAACTAA
- a CDS encoding FAD-dependent oxidoreductase — METQQFDSLVLGGGIAGLAAALDLAEAGYRVAVVERDASIGGKMIRLSKVFPTLDCASCITTPKMAAAAHHPNITLFTLCRLEGAERAEGKLRARVTQLPRYVDPAKCIGCRQCEYECPVMVDDQEQGGFTARKAIYIPFSNAIPQLALIDREHCMMCGKCSSVCPTGAVNQLMQEEEFVIEAETMVLSTGFELMEDFPERAYGAPGLGDNVISSLQMERLLAPHGPYMRVLRPGDGKEPESIAFIQCAGSRDLQLGKPYCSRVCCMYAIKQAMLLSGALPLADLTIYYMDIRAFGKNYEQFYMNAKAMGVEFVKAKPIIAGNNPDGSVVLRYEDQEGGTGAQSREHDLVVMSLAMLPAFQPEGIVPVSAAGDGFLDVPSPKLAPTLTEAQGVFTCGAAAGPKDIVDSIAEAGAAALGAAKYMAAQRGGQAA; from the coding sequence ATGGAAACTCAACAATTCGACAGCCTGGTGCTGGGCGGCGGCATAGCCGGCCTGGCCGCGGCCCTGGACCTGGCCGAGGCTGGCTACCGGGTGGCCGTGGTGGAGCGCGACGCCAGCATCGGCGGCAAGATGATCCGTTTGTCCAAGGTGTTTCCCACCCTGGACTGCGCCTCCTGCATCACCACCCCCAAGATGGCCGCCGCGGCCCACCACCCCAACATCACCCTGTTCACCCTGTGCCGCCTGGAAGGGGCCGAGCGCGCGGAAGGCAAGCTCCGGGCGCGGGTGACCCAGCTGCCCCGCTACGTGGACCCGGCCAAATGCATCGGCTGCCGCCAGTGCGAGTACGAGTGCCCGGTGATGGTGGACGACCAGGAGCAGGGCGGCTTCACCGCGCGCAAGGCTATTTACATTCCTTTCTCCAACGCCATCCCCCAGCTGGCGCTCATCGACCGTGAGCACTGCATGATGTGCGGCAAGTGTTCCTCGGTGTGCCCCACCGGCGCGGTGAATCAGCTGATGCAGGAGGAGGAGTTCGTCATCGAGGCCGAGACCATGGTGCTCTCCACCGGCTTCGAGCTGATGGAAGACTTCCCGGAGCGGGCCTACGGCGCGCCCGGCCTGGGCGACAACGTGATCTCCAGCTTGCAGATGGAGCGCCTCCTGGCCCCGCACGGGCCTTACATGCGCGTGCTTAGGCCCGGGGACGGCAAGGAGCCCGAGTCCATCGCCTTTATTCAGTGCGCGGGCAGCCGCGATCTGCAACTGGGCAAGCCCTACTGCTCGCGGGTGTGCTGCATGTACGCCATCAAGCAGGCCATGCTGCTTTCGGGCGCGCTGCCCCTGGCCGACCTGACCATCTACTACATGGACATCCGGGCCTTCGGCAAAAACTACGAGCAGTTCTACATGAACGCCAAGGCCATGGGCGTGGAGTTCGTCAAGGCCAAGCCCATCATCGCGGGCAATAACCCCGACGGCTCGGTGGTGCTGCGCTACGAGGACCAGGAGGGCGGCACCGGAGCCCAGAGCCGCGAGCACGACCTGGTGGTGATGTCCCTGGCCATGCTGCCCGCCTTCCAACCCGAGGGCATCGTGCCGGTGAGCGCGGCGGGCGACGGCTTCCTGGACGTGCCCAGCCCCAAGCTGGCCCCGACTCTGACCGAGGCGCAAGGGGTCTTCACCTGCGGCGCGGCGGCCGGCCCCAAGGACATCGTGGACAGCATCGCCGAAGCGGGCGCGGCCGCATTGGGCGCGGCCAAGTACATGGCCGCTCAGCGCGGCGGCCAAGCGGCCTAG
- a CDS encoding hydrogenase iron-sulfur subunit — protein sequence MDACAKKHPVLILATEDCSYPGANSVGQAHQGYPDNTYIIRTPTPALFPEKFYLDCFEKGVGGIIIMSCGVECPYEGAYPALAKRVDRIYALMKEKGLDIRRLRLTAICTVCNRAFIKEVNQMSQVVEELGAPGSEAKAA from the coding sequence ATGGACGCCTGCGCCAAGAAGCATCCCGTCCTGATCCTGGCCACCGAGGACTGCTCCTACCCCGGAGCCAACTCGGTGGGCCAGGCCCACCAGGGCTACCCGGACAACACCTATATCATCCGGACCCCCACGCCGGCCCTGTTCCCGGAGAAGTTCTATCTGGACTGCTTCGAAAAAGGCGTCGGCGGAATCATCATCATGTCCTGCGGGGTGGAGTGTCCCTACGAGGGCGCCTATCCGGCCCTGGCCAAGCGGGTGGACCGCATCTACGCCTTGATGAAGGAAAAGGGCCTGGACATCCGGCGCCTGCGCCTGACCGCCATCTGCACGGTGTGCAACCGCGCCTTCATCAAGGAGGTGAACCAAATGAGCCAGGTGGTGGAGGAGCTGGGAGCTCCGGGCAGCGAGGCCAAGGCGGCCTGA
- a CDS encoding DsrE family protein, translated as MSEQTEKIVYISTNGPENPEKASLPFVLANAAMAMEVEAVVALQGVAVTLAKEGCLQHVFAAGLPPLKELVENFLAQGGRLMVCVPCIRERKIDEADLIQGVEMMAAAKLTAEILEANATLVY; from the coding sequence ATGTCCGAGCAGACTGAAAAGATCGTCTACATCTCCACCAATGGCCCCGAGAACCCGGAGAAAGCCTCCCTGCCTTTCGTGCTGGCCAACGCGGCCATGGCCATGGAAGTGGAGGCGGTGGTGGCCTTGCAGGGCGTGGCCGTGACCCTGGCCAAGGAAGGCTGCTTGCAGCACGTCTTCGCCGCCGGGCTGCCCCCGCTCAAGGAGCTGGTGGAAAACTTCCTGGCCCAGGGCGGCCGCCTCATGGTCTGCGTGCCCTGCATCCGCGAGCGCAAGATCGACGAAGCCGACCTGATCCAGGGCGTGGAGATGATGGCCGCGGCCAAGCTGACCGCCGAGATCCTCGAAGCCAACGCCACCCTGGTCTACTAG
- a CDS encoding FaeA/PapI family transcriptional regulator: MTPEERKAALKALKQERSEAIKANAAQAKHQRKDMGLIRERLAQGPATAPEIAEATGLSPKQAMWYLAAMRKYGQVNEAAKSGDFFNYELSSPAEAC, from the coding sequence ATGACTCCCGAAGAACGCAAGGCGGCCCTCAAGGCCCTGAAGCAAGAGCGGTCCGAGGCCATCAAGGCCAACGCGGCCCAGGCCAAGCACCAGAGAAAAGACATGGGCCTGATCCGCGAACGCCTGGCCCAAGGACCGGCCACCGCGCCCGAGATCGCCGAGGCCACCGGCCTGAGCCCCAAGCAGGCCATGTGGTATCTGGCGGCCATGCGCAAGTACGGCCAGGTAAACGAGGCCGCCAAAAGCGGCGACTTTTTCAACTATGAGCTTAGCTCCCCGGCCGAGGCTTGCTGA
- a CDS encoding (Fe-S)-binding protein, with protein MAEFPFLEVNEAIRLYGGEDLNACMQCGLCASLCPWREVESPFFARQMIRLGQLGLEGYESDEVLFGCTTCNKCVINCPREVDIIGIMRAMRAMVAEAGIRPEPLKTASGSCHANGNPWSGKREDRLAWAKGLEVPAYGPDTEYLLFVCCTSCYDQRSQKIARSVARLLDAAGVSWGVIGAEESCCGESIRKSGDEELFSKLAGANVELFNRHGVKKIITTSPHCLKTFSADYPELGGDYEVIHSSQLLARLAAEGKLKLRGGDGRKVAFHDPCYLGRHSGVFEEPRELLTAAGAEVVALPREKDFSLCCGGGGGRVWMETPREQRFSVLRVNEAASAGAEVLATSCPYCISLLEDSQKTEGLSESLEVLELSELLAQNLAD; from the coding sequence ATGGCAGAGTTCCCCTTTTTGGAAGTAAACGAGGCTATCCGGCTATATGGCGGCGAGGACCTGAACGCCTGCATGCAGTGCGGTCTGTGCGCTTCGCTTTGCCCCTGGCGGGAGGTGGAGAGCCCCTTCTTCGCCCGCCAGATGATCCGCCTGGGGCAGCTGGGCCTGGAAGGCTACGAGTCCGACGAGGTGCTCTTCGGCTGCACCACCTGCAACAAGTGCGTGATCAACTGCCCCCGCGAGGTGGACATTATCGGGATCATGCGCGCCATGCGGGCCATGGTGGCCGAGGCGGGCATTCGGCCCGAGCCCCTCAAGACGGCCAGCGGATCTTGCCACGCCAACGGCAACCCCTGGTCCGGCAAGCGGGAGGACCGCCTGGCCTGGGCCAAGGGCCTGGAGGTGCCGGCCTACGGTCCCGACACCGAGTACCTTTTGTTCGTGTGCTGCACCTCTTGCTACGACCAGCGCAGCCAGAAGATCGCGCGCAGCGTGGCCCGTCTGTTGGACGCGGCCGGGGTCTCCTGGGGCGTCATCGGCGCGGAGGAGAGCTGCTGCGGCGAGAGCATCCGGAAAAGCGGCGACGAGGAGCTGTTCTCGAAGCTGGCCGGAGCCAACGTGGAGCTGTTCAACCGGCACGGGGTCAAGAAGATCATCACCACCAGCCCCCACTGCCTCAAGACCTTTAGCGCCGATTACCCCGAGCTGGGCGGCGATTACGAGGTGATCCACTCCAGCCAGCTCCTGGCCCGCCTGGCGGCCGAAGGCAAGCTGAAGCTCAGGGGCGGCGACGGCCGCAAGGTGGCCTTCCACGACCCCTGTTATCTGGGGCGCCACAGCGGGGTGTTCGAAGAACCCCGCGAGCTGCTCACGGCAGCGGGCGCGGAGGTGGTTGCTCTGCCCCGGGAGAAGGATTTCTCCCTGTGCTGTGGCGGGGGCGGCGGCCGGGTGTGGATGGAAACTCCCCGGGAGCAGCGTTTCAGCGTGCTCCGGGTGAACGAAGCGGCCTCGGCCGGGGCCGAGGTGCTGGCGACCTCCTGCCCCTATTGCATCTCCCTGTTGGAAGACAGCCAAAAGACCGAGGGGCTTAGCGAGAGCCTCGAGGTTTTGGAGCTGAGCGAGCTGCTGGCCCAAAACCTGGCCGACTAA
- a CDS encoding 3-keto-5-aminohexanoate cleavage protein — MPEQYSNKAVITAAVTGSIHTPSMSPHLPVTAEELIADIMSVYEAGGAVAHLHVRDEQTGIPNADQDIYRKVAGEVKKRCDIVLCTTTGGRLGEPVENRSKVVASLEPELASLNAGSLNFALFHIAGKGKDWKHDWEEEYLRATEDFIFPNTFYTMRKFVSIMGQHGTKPEFEIYDVGMINNLAQLIKDGHVQTPVYLQFVLGILGGIPATIEHLVHLLETARRQIGDFVWSVCAAGRFQFPLTTHALLMGGNARVGLEDNLYLEKGVLAKNSGEQVAKIIRIAREFGIEPATPDEARQILGLKGLDQVNY, encoded by the coding sequence ATGCCGGAGCAATATAGCAACAAGGCCGTCATCACCGCCGCGGTGACCGGCTCCATCCACACGCCCTCCATGTCGCCCCACCTGCCGGTGACCGCCGAGGAGCTTATCGCGGACATCATGTCGGTGTACGAGGCCGGCGGAGCGGTGGCCCATCTGCACGTGCGCGACGAGCAGACCGGCATACCCAACGCGGATCAGGATATCTACCGCAAGGTGGCCGGCGAGGTGAAGAAGCGCTGCGACATCGTGCTATGCACCACCACCGGCGGCCGCCTGGGCGAGCCGGTGGAGAACCGCTCCAAGGTGGTGGCCTCCCTGGAGCCGGAGCTGGCCTCGCTCAACGCCGGCTCGCTTAATTTCGCCCTGTTCCACATCGCGGGCAAAGGCAAGGACTGGAAGCACGACTGGGAGGAGGAGTACCTGCGCGCCACCGAGGACTTCATTTTCCCCAACACCTTTTACACCATGCGCAAGTTCGTCTCGATAATGGGCCAACACGGCACCAAGCCCGAGTTCGAGATTTACGACGTGGGCATGATCAACAACCTGGCCCAGCTGATCAAGGACGGCCACGTGCAAACCCCGGTGTATTTGCAATTCGTGCTGGGCATCCTGGGCGGCATCCCGGCCACCATCGAACATCTGGTGCATTTGCTGGAGACGGCCCGCCGCCAGATAGGCGACTTCGTGTGGTCGGTCTGCGCCGCGGGGCGCTTCCAGTTCCCCCTGACCACCCACGCCCTGCTAATGGGCGGCAACGCCCGGGTGGGCCTGGAGGACAACCTGTATTTGGAAAAGGGCGTCTTGGCCAAGAACAGCGGTGAGCAGGTGGCCAAGATCATCCGCATCGCCCGCGAGTTCGGCATAGAACCGGCCACTCCGGACGAGGCCCGCCAGATCCTGGGCCTCAAGGGATTGGACCAGGTCAACTACTGA